A DNA window from Leptolyngbya sp. KIOST-1 contains the following coding sequences:
- the xdhB gene encoding xanthine dehydrogenase molybdopterin binding subunit codes for MSPVGKPNHHESAIAHVSGTAVYTDDQREPAGMLSLYPVLSPHARARITKLDVAPALAVAGCVTVLTAEDVPGENNTGVIVHDEVLLPTDEVVYHGQVVVWAVGETEAAAREAAAKVVVEYEPLPAIKTVQEAIAANSYHSDPQFIRRGDPDAVIARAEHTFSGEVEIGGQDHFYLETQTSWAIPDGEGNLQVFASTQHPSETQVVVARILGISTNRVVCTCLRMGGGFGGKESQANPFASAAALATYKTGRPARCRLRRHQDMLITGKRHGFLGQYEVGFNGDGRITAMKAVLTADGGWSLDLSPPVLGRAMLHIDNAYYIPNLVVEGRIAKTNRVSNTAYRGFGGPQGMIVIEEVVDRIARTLKLPPDLVRERNFYHGEGDTNRTHYDQDIVDNRIARVWQEVMAKANYDARQADIAAFNAANPYQKRGLAITPVKFGISFNKVMYNQAGALVLIYSDGGIQLNHGGTEMGQGLHTKMIQVAGKALGVKTDRIRMMHTSTDKVPNTSATAASSGSDLNGQAVKNACEILRDRLAAVAVRMLNLDAPEDMVFEDDWIYCRTYPSARIAFEEVVWQAYAERVSLSSTGFYRTPNIFWDPKLGKGRPFYYFAYGAAVAEVEVDGFTGTFKLRQVDIVHDVGESLNPLVDKGQVEGAFVQGMGWLTMEELVWDGEGRLRTFAPSTYKIPTISEIPEQFHVHLLERAAQDGVIYGSKAVGEPPFMLAMSVREAIRAAVAAFGNPDYVPLALPATPEATLWAIEGVREAMPQTQPVAVS; via the coding sequence ATGAGCCCAGTCGGTAAGCCCAACCACCACGAAAGCGCGATCGCCCACGTCAGCGGCACGGCGGTCTATACCGACGACCAGCGGGAACCCGCCGGGATGCTGTCGCTGTATCCAGTGCTGTCGCCCCACGCCCGCGCCCGGATCACCAAGCTGGACGTGGCCCCGGCCCTAGCGGTGGCGGGCTGCGTGACGGTGCTCACCGCCGAAGACGTGCCGGGGGAAAACAATACTGGGGTAATCGTCCACGACGAGGTGCTGCTGCCCACGGACGAGGTGGTGTACCACGGTCAGGTGGTGGTGTGGGCCGTGGGGGAAACCGAGGCGGCGGCGCGGGAGGCGGCAGCCAAGGTGGTGGTGGAGTACGAGCCGCTGCCGGCAATCAAGACGGTGCAGGAGGCGATCGCCGCCAATAGCTACCACAGCGACCCCCAATTCATCCGCCGGGGCGACCCCGACGCGGTTATTGCCCGGGCCGAGCACACCTTCTCGGGGGAAGTGGAAATTGGCGGGCAAGATCACTTTTACCTGGAAACCCAGACGAGCTGGGCCATCCCTGACGGAGAAGGTAATCTTCAGGTCTTTGCCTCCACCCAGCACCCTAGCGAAACCCAGGTGGTAGTGGCCCGCATTTTGGGAATATCCACCAACCGAGTTGTGTGTACCTGCCTGCGCATGGGCGGCGGCTTTGGCGGCAAAGAATCCCAGGCCAACCCCTTCGCCTCGGCGGCGGCCCTGGCCACCTACAAGACCGGACGCCCCGCCCGCTGCCGTCTGCGCCGCCATCAAGATATGCTAATCACCGGCAAGCGCCACGGCTTTTTGGGCCAGTACGAAGTGGGCTTCAACGGCGACGGCAGAATTACGGCGATGAAGGCGGTGCTGACCGCCGACGGCGGCTGGAGCCTGGATCTGTCGCCCCCGGTGCTGGGCCGGGCCATGCTGCACATCGACAACGCTTACTACATTCCCAACCTGGTGGTCGAAGGGCGGATCGCCAAAACCAACCGGGTGTCAAACACCGCCTACCGTGGCTTCGGCGGCCCCCAGGGGATGATCGTGATCGAGGAAGTGGTGGACCGCATTGCCCGCACCCTGAAGCTGCCCCCCGATCTCGTACGGGAGCGCAACTTCTACCACGGCGAGGGCGACACCAACCGCACCCACTACGACCAGGACATCGTCGATAACCGCATTGCCCGGGTGTGGCAGGAGGTGATGGCCAAGGCCAACTACGACGCCCGCCAGGCCGACATCGCCGCCTTCAACGCCGCCAACCCCTACCAAAAGCGCGGTCTGGCCATTACTCCAGTCAAGTTCGGCATCTCCTTCAATAAGGTGATGTACAACCAGGCCGGGGCGCTGGTGCTGATCTACAGCGATGGCGGTATTCAGCTCAACCACGGCGGTACCGAAATGGGCCAGGGGCTGCACACCAAAATGATTCAGGTGGCGGGCAAAGCCCTGGGCGTTAAGACCGATCGCATTCGCATGATGCACACCAGCACCGACAAGGTGCCCAACACTTCCGCCACCGCCGCCTCCAGCGGCTCCGACCTGAACGGCCAGGCGGTGAAAAATGCCTGCGAAATCCTGCGCGATCGCCTGGCCGCCGTCGCCGTCCGCATGCTAAACCTGGACGCTCCCGAAGACATGGTCTTTGAAGACGACTGGATCTACTGCCGCACCTATCCCAGCGCCCGCATTGCCTTCGAAGAAGTGGTTTGGCAGGCCTATGCTGAGCGTGTCAGCCTCTCGTCTACAGGCTTCTACCGCACCCCCAACATCTTTTGGGATCCCAAGCTGGGCAAGGGTCGCCCCTTCTACTACTTTGCCTACGGGGCCGCCGTGGCCGAGGTGGAGGTGGACGGCTTCACCGGCACCTTCAAACTGCGCCAGGTGGACATCGTCCACGACGTGGGCGAGTCGCTGAACCCATTGGTAGACAAGGGCCAGGTGGAGGGGGCCTTTGTGCAGGGCATGGGCTGGCTGACCATGGAAGAACTGGTGTGGGATGGCGAGGGCCGCCTGCGCACCTTTGCCCCCAGCACTTACAAAATCCCCACCATCAGCGAGATCCCGGAACAGTTCCACGTCCACCTGCTGGAGCGGGCCGCCCAGGACGGTGTGATCTACGGTAGCAAGGCCGTGGGCGAACCGCCCTTTATGCTGGCGATGTCGGTGCGGGAGGCGATCCGCGCCGCCGTTGCCGCCTTTGGCAACCCCGACTATGTGCCCCTGGCCCTGCCCGCAACCCCGGAGGCGACCCTGTGGGCGATCGAGGGAGTGCGGGAGGCAATGCCCCAGACACAGCCAGTGGCGGTGTCCTAG
- a CDS encoding type II toxin-antitoxin system PemK/MazF family toxin encodes MSSPDRGEVWLVDLGYVAKVRPCLVISIPPRMQDRDLVTLIPHTTALRGSRFEVDVRVRFLKPGAFDVQNLITVPHAKLLRKLGELDSDQLL; translated from the coding sequence ATGAGCAGTCCTGATCGAGGTGAGGTTTGGCTAGTCGATCTGGGCTATGTAGCCAAGGTTAGGCCTTGCCTTGTTATCAGTATCCCCCCACGCATGCAGGACAGAGACTTAGTAACATTAATCCCTCACACAACAGCTCTCAGAGGCTCCCGCTTTGAAGTAGATGTCCGCGTAAGATTCTTGAAACCCGGAGCCTTTGATGTTCAGAACCTCATCACTGTTCCCCACGCAAAATTGTTAAGAAAACTGGGTGAGCTAGATTCGGATCAGCTACTTTAA
- the xdhA gene encoding xanthine dehydrogenase small subunit — MPQQLDVQLNFTINGEPVSVEDLSPAMTLLEYLRLSGRAGTKEGCGDGDCGACTVAIVGAGADSQPHYQAVNSCLIPLGAVAGRQVWTADGIAQGRIAKTPLVKEPVTADQLHPVQAAMVETGGSQCGYCTPGFIMSLFAAYYDGTPDDLSVEGNLCRCTGYLPIRRAAQMVAEAAPQDRFAEHLTSASPELAPLAYTTQNNGSSERFYRPTQLSDVLDLLQQHPDATLVAGATDLGLEMSWHRQHYPILISLEAVTELKQIHHTEEAIEIGAAVPLSHIEANLHGLFPSMDEMIHWFAARQVRNRATLGGNIGTASPIGDLPPVLLSLDASLKLAGSGGTRTLPLADFFLGYRQTALQPSEVIVSVTISKAPAPGTARRLAQSYKIGKRGTDDISIVAAAFAVDVDGDNRILKARLGYGGVAATPARAIAVEDFLVGKPWTMATVQAAKPLLQEAFTPLTDLRGSAEYRKRLVVNLFEKFFVEFP, encoded by the coding sequence ATGCCTCAACAACTGGATGTTCAACTGAACTTCACCATCAACGGAGAGCCAGTCTCCGTGGAAGATCTCTCCCCAGCCATGACCCTGCTGGAGTACCTGCGCCTGAGCGGGCGAGCAGGCACCAAGGAGGGCTGCGGCGACGGCGACTGCGGGGCCTGCACGGTGGCGATCGTCGGGGCCGGGGCCGACAGCCAGCCCCACTACCAGGCGGTGAACAGCTGCCTGATTCCCCTGGGGGCGGTGGCGGGGCGGCAGGTGTGGACGGCAGACGGCATCGCCCAGGGCCGCATTGCCAAAACCCCCCTGGTGAAAGAACCCGTCACCGCCGACCAGCTCCATCCAGTGCAGGCGGCGATGGTAGAAACGGGCGGCTCCCAGTGCGGCTACTGCACCCCCGGCTTCATCATGAGCCTGTTTGCCGCCTACTACGACGGCACCCCCGACGATCTCTCGGTGGAGGGCAACCTCTGCCGCTGTACCGGCTACCTGCCCATCCGCCGCGCCGCCCAAATGGTGGCCGAGGCCGCCCCCCAGGATAGGTTCGCTGAGCATCTGACCTCCGCCTCGCCGGAGCTGGCCCCCCTGGCCTACACCACCCAGAACAACGGCTCCAGCGAACGGTTCTATCGCCCGACTCAGCTTTCAGACGTCCTTGACCTGTTGCAGCAGCACCCCGACGCCACCCTGGTCGCCGGAGCCACCGACCTGGGCCTGGAGATGAGCTGGCACCGACAGCACTACCCAATTCTGATTTCTCTGGAGGCCGTTACCGAACTGAAGCAGATTCACCACACCGAGGAGGCGATCGAAATCGGCGCGGCGGTGCCCCTCAGCCACATTGAAGCCAATCTCCACGGCCTTTTCCCCAGTATGGATGAGATGATCCACTGGTTCGCCGCGCGGCAGGTACGCAATCGGGCGACCCTGGGCGGCAACATCGGCACCGCCTCCCCCATCGGCGACCTGCCCCCGGTGCTCCTATCGCTGGATGCGTCGCTGAAGCTGGCGGGTTCCGGTGGTACACGCACCCTTCCCCTGGCCGACTTCTTCCTGGGCTACCGCCAGACGGCCCTCCAGCCCAGTGAGGTGATTGTGTCGGTGACGATTTCCAAAGCGCCTGCACCGGGTACAGCCCGCCGCCTGGCCCAGTCCTACAAAATCGGCAAGCGCGGCACCGACGACATCAGCATTGTCGCAGCCGCCTTTGCGGTGGATGTGGATGGGGACAACCGGATTCTCAAGGCGCGGCTGGGCTATGGGGGGGTGGCGGCCACTCCGGCGCGGGCGATCGCCGTCGAAGACTTCCTGGTCGGCAAACCCTGGACCATGGCTACCGTACAGGCTGCAAAACCCCTGCTGCAAGAGGCATTTACCCCGCTAACCGACCTGCGCGGCAGCGCCGAGTACCGTAAGCGCCTGGTGGTGAATCTGTTCGAGAAATTCTTTGTGGAGTTCCCGTAG
- a CDS encoding YnfA family protein, with protein sequence MVRSLLFFVLAGLCEIGGGYLVWLALREGKSPWLAVLGVAILGIYGAVPTLQPTHFGRAYAAYGDSSPGMVCATWKAWARMGCAASACPRSP encoded by the coding sequence ATGGTGCGATCGCTGCTGTTTTTTGTGCTGGCTGGCCTATGTGAAATTGGCGGCGGCTACCTGGTCTGGCTGGCCCTGCGGGAGGGCAAAAGCCCCTGGCTAGCGGTACTGGGCGTGGCAATTTTGGGCATTTACGGAGCGGTGCCAACCCTCCAACCTACCCACTTCGGCCGCGCCTACGCGGCCTACGGCGATTCTTCGCCGGGAATGGTCTGCGCCACCTGGAAGGCCTGGGCCAGAATGGGCTGTGCGGCCTCAGCCTGCCCTAGATCGCCATAG